Genomic segment of Astatotilapia calliptera unplaced genomic scaffold, fAstCal1.2 U_scaffold_12, whole genome shotgun sequence:
ttcactctcctctgcacctcctgtcaccaccttcactctcctctgcacctcctccgtctccaccttcactctcctctgcacctcctccgtctccaccttcactctcctctgcacctcctgtcaccaccttcactctcctctgcacctcctgtcaccaccttcgctctcctctgcacctcctccgtcaccaccttcactctcctctgcacctcctccgtctccaccttactctcctctgcacctcctccatctccaccttcactctcctctgcacctctgtcaccaccttcactctcctctgcacctcctgtcaccaccttcactctcctctgcacctcctccgtctccaccttcactctcctctgcacctcctccgtctccaccttcactctcctctgcacctcctgtcaccaccttcactctcctctgcacctcctgtcaccaccttcgctctcctctgcacctcctccgtcaccaccttcactctcctctgcacctcctccgtctccaccttactctcctctgcacctcctccatctccaccttcactctcctctgcacctcctgtcaccaccttcactctcctctgcacctcctgtcaccaccttcactctcctctgcacctcctccgtcaccaccttcactctcctctgcacctcctgtcaccaccttcactctcctctgcacctcctgtcaccaccttcgctctcctctgcacctcctcctgTCTCCTGCCCAAGCTCTGCACCTCcgtctccaccttcactctcctctgcacctcctgtcaccaccttcgctctcctctgcacctcctccgtcaccaccttcactctcctctgcacctcctccgtctccaccttcactctcctctgcacctcctgtcaccaccttcgctctcctctgcacctcctccgtcaccaccttcactctcctctgcacctcctccgtctccaccttcgctctcctctgcacctcctcctgTCTCCTGCCCAAGCTCTGCCCCTCctgtctccaccttcactctcctctgcacctcctgtctccaccttcactctcctctgcacctcctccgtctccaccttcgctctcctctgcacctcctcctgTCTCCTGCCCAAGCTCTGCACCTCctgtctccaccttcactctcctctgcacctcctgtcaccaccttcgctctcctctgcacctcctccgtcaccaccttcactctcctctgcacctcctgtctccaccttcactctcctctgcacctcctccgtcaccaccttcactctcctctgcacctcctccgtctccaccttcactctcctctgcacctcctccgtctccaccttcactctcctctgcacctcctgtcaccaccttcgctctcctctgcacctcctccgtcACCACCTtcgctctcctctgcacctcctccgtcaccaccttcactctcctctgcacctcctgtctccaccttcactctcctctgcacctcctgtcaccaccttcactctcctctgtacctcctctgtcaccaccttcactctcctctgcacctcctccgtctccaccttcactctcctctgcacctcctgtcaccaccttcactctcctctgcacctcctgtcaccaccttcactctcctctgcacctcctccgtctccaccttcgctctcctctgcacctcctgtcaccaccttcGCTCTCCTCTGTAcctcctgtcaccaccttcgctctcctctgcacctcctccgtcACCACCTtcgctctcctctgcacctcctctgtcaccaccttcactctcctctgcacctcctctgtcaccaccttcactctcctctgcacctcctccgtcaccaccttcactctcctctgcacctcctccgtctccaccttcactctcctctgcacctcctccgtctccaccttcactctcctctgtacctcctctgtcaccaccttcactctcctctgcacctcctccgtctccaccttcactctcctctgcacctcctgtcaccaccttcactctcctctgcacctcctgtcaccaccttcactctcctctgcacctcctccgtctccaccttcactctcctctgcacctcctccgtcaccaccttcactctcctctgcacctcctccgtctccaccttcactctcctctgcacctcctgtcaccaccttcgctctcctctgcacctcctctgtcaccaccttcgctctcctctgcacctcctctgtcaccaccttcgctctcctctgcacctcctgtcaccaccttcgctctcctctgcacctcctctgtcaccaccttcactctcctctgtacctcctctgtcaccaccttcactctcctctgcacctcctccgtctccaccttcactctcctctgcacctcctgtcaccaccttcactctcctctgcacctcctgtctccaccttcactctcctctgcacctcctgtcaccaccttcactctcctctgcacctcctccgtctccaccttcactctcctctgcacctcctccgtctccaccttcactctcctctgcacctcctgtcaccaccttcactctcctctgcacctcctgtcaccaccttcactctcctctgcacctcctccgtctccaccttcactctcctctgcacctctgtcaccaccttcactctcctctgcacctcctccgtctccaccttcactctcctctgcacctcctgtcaccaccttcactctcctctgcacctcctccgtctccaccttcactctcctctgcacctcctccgtctccaccttcactctcctctgcacctcctctgtcaccaccttcgctctcctctgcacctcctgtcaccaccttcactctcctctgcacctcctctgtcaccaccttcactctcctctgcacctctgtcaccaccttcactctcctctgcacctctgtcaccaccttcactctcctctgcacctcctgtcaccaccttcactctcctctgcacctcctccgtctccaccttcactctcctctgcacctcctccgtctccaccttcactctcctctgcacctcctgtcaccaccttcactctcctctgcacctcctgtcaccaccttcactctcctctgcacctcctccgtctccaccttcactctcctctgcacctcctccgtctccaccttcactctcctctgcacctcctctgtcaccaccttcactctcctctgcacctcctctgtcaccaccttcactctcctctgtcaccaccttcactctcctctgcacctcctctgtcaccaccttcactctcctctgcacctcctgtcaccaccttcactctcctctgcacctcctgtcaccaccttcgctctcctctgcacctcctgtcaccaccttcactctcctctgcacctcctctgtcaccaccttcactctcctctgcacctctgtcaccaccttcactctcctctgcacctcctctgtcaccaccttcactctcctctgcacctcctgtctccaccttcactctcctctgcacctcctgtcaccaccttcactctcctctgcacctcctgtcaccaccttcactctcctctgcacctcctccgtctccaccttcactctcctctgcacctcctccgtctccaccttcactctcctctgcacctcctgtcaccaccttcactctcctctgcacctcctgtcaccaccttcactctcctctgcacctcctccgtctccaccttcactctcctctgcacctctgtcaccaccttcactctcctctgcacctcctccgtctccaccttcactctcctctgcacctcctgtcaccaccttcactctcctctgcacctcctccgtctccaccttcactctcctctgcacctcctccgtctccaccttcactctcctctgcacctcctctgtcaccaccttcgctctcctctgcacctcctgtcaccaccttcactctcctctgcacctcctctgtcaccaccttcactctcctctgcacctctgtcaccaccttcactctcctctgcacctctgtcaccaccttcactctcctctgcacctcctgtctccaccttcactctcctctgcacctcctccgtctccaccttcactctcctctgcacctcctccgtctccaccttcactctcctctgcacctcctgtcaccaccttcactctcctctgcacctcctgtcaccaccttcactctcctctgcacctcctccgtctccaccttcactctcctctgcacctcctctgtcaccaccttcactctcctctgcacctcctctgtcaccaccttcactctcctctgtcaccaccttcactctcctctgcacctcctctgtcaccaccttcactctcctctgcacctcctgtcaccaccttcactctcctctgcacctcctgtcaccaccttcgctctcctctgcacctcctgtcaccaccttcactctcctctgcacctcctctgtcaccaccttcactctcctctgcacctctgtcaccaccttcactctcctctgcacctcctctgtcaccaccttcactctcctctgtacctcctctgtcaccaccttcactctcctctgcacctcctgtcaccaccttcactctcctctgcacctcctgtctccaccttcactctcctctgcacctcctcttttgcctcctctctcctcctctctgcttccttGTGTCCCTCTTCGATCAGCTGCTCTGCAAACCTCTTGTACCTGGTATAAAAGCTCAGTTCCTGTCTAACTGTTTGACAGGTGTGATAGTCACATGGTTTTGGAGAATGCATGTTCCCTCGGTGCGCAAAAGCAGAGTAGTGACAGAATTGATGCACATTGTTGATATTTGAAGCAcgtgtacctgcacattaacACACGGGTACTGTGGGATATATTTTTAAAGCGCTCGTGCTCTCGTCCACTCCCCGCAAAAAAATAGCAGCTGTGCGGCGTCTGTGGCGTCGGTGCTCTCATCACCTGCGATGGAGTAAACatcaaaagcacagctttatcagacaggtgcagtttaatgttggccGACGAGTCTTCAGTGCGTCGCACGACTGGATTTCTGGACACGCTGACGTTGTTGAAGTCCTGCACTTTTTCCACATTATTTCGGTGACTTTAACGAGGCCGTGTTTTATGAGGTCTCCATCTGAGAAAGGCTCGCCATGTCTTGTGATGAGTTGGGCGACCTCATAGCGGCTATCGGAGCCTTTTCCTGGACCTTTTGAGCATGAAATAAATACTGTTGCTGTGACCCTGCAGGAGAGCTACCCTTTGCTTTCTGCTCTGGCTCAGCACCAGTGTCGGATGCACAGGCCTGATGTTTGGTTTCATGATGACGTCGTACATTATCCTCTTTCATAACTGCCACAGTCTCAGTGCAGATCAAACAGACACACTTGAATTCTTTGAAGAAATATTCACTCTCCCACCGTGTCTGAAATTTTCTGCACTCACCATCCACCTTTCGCTTCTTTGGTTTTGACCTGTTTAGTAACTTGGGGTACATTTCTTCTGTGATTGTCCTTTTTGGTGGAGCAACTGCCTTGATCACCAGTAGCTCCTCCTGGTGTTAAAACTAAGAAGTGCAATACAATCAAGCAAAAGTTGAAGTGCGGGCCATATGTTATTCTATTTATAAAATTACTTGCGGGCCAATTAAAAAAGGACCGCGGGCCGCAGTTGGcccacgggccagagtttgGACCCCCCTGGTTTAAAGGATTAAATTCAGCGTCTCTCTGCCGTTCTCTTTACCACTACACTCTCTGTCTCCGCAGTGTCTTATTCTAAGTGGGCGAGGAACGAGACATGTTCACTtacctgtgtgtgagagaactCCCTCAGTGTCCGTGTAGCACTGGTGTAGCACAAGTAGTGGCCTTGTTAGACCTGCTAGTGCTACTTCCTGCCTTCTTTGCATGTGGTATAGGCAGTGTAGTTACCTTTAACCACAGTCTGAGGACAGATGggaaatatacaaaaaattCCACCACAAAAGAAGATTTCAAAGGTTTTTCAAAGGAAACATTTATTTGTACAAAAGTATCACTTAAGAACACAACTGCATGCCTCTGTTTAGTTTGGATTTCATGGTTTAAACATATAAGGAAGTAATAGTAACACAAGTATGAGTTCACTGTCTGTTTTCAAATGCATTTCAGAAGCAGGAAAAGTCCTTatgtctccctcctgttccGCATCCTCAGGCCGCTCACCCCGACTTCCTTGGGTGTGTCTGCAGAGATTCGACCCTCCCCCTCCACGTTTGCTGACATTAAAATATTGCCTTCTATATcctcctctgcttcctcctctggaTTTGAACTGCCATCACAGCTGAACTGCAGGCTCTCTGCCTCCATCACTGGGTCATCTTCATcagcttcctcctcttcttccacttcTGTGTCCTCGTCCTCCATCTGATCTTCCTTGTCCTCTTGGCCATCCTCGTAAGTGTCCTCTTTAGGGTAGTGGAAGACATCCTTGTGCTCGCTGAAGCTGATTTGCTTCTTCCTGCTATTGTTACACTGCAGCTCTTTCTTCACCTCCAAACCAACTCTTGTTGTCGTTCTTTCAGGACCTGGCTGGGATGATGGAGGACGGAGCAAGTGtcttttctctgcctcctcctcctcctcctcttcctcatctatGTCTTCCTCTACTCCCATAGCTTATTCTAttccctcctcttcttcctcttcatcctcatcatcttGTGCTTCTGTgtcctcctcatcttcttcctcttcctctcgcACTATGGAAAGTTTCCTTGCCAtgacctcttcctcctcttgctccATCCTCTCTGCTAGGGCCTCAGCGGTGGGCTGTGTGGGGGGTTCCTCTAGTTTAACCGTCTTAAACCCACGTCTGAGGCAGGGTTCATCATACTCTGGGTAGGTCTCCTCTGGGTAACCTTCCCAGTCTGCACCGTATGGGACCTCCTCGGCCTCCATCTCTGGGGAGGCTCCCTCCAATCTGCTCTCTTGAATAGGCTGTGTGATCTGTCTCAGCTGCCTGAGTAATTTCTCCTCCTTTTTTGACGTGGTGGTTTTACTCCTCCTTCGTCTACCACTCCCAGAACTATTGTTCCTCCTGGACACAATCCTCTCCATCATCTCTTCAGGTTGGAGAAGTCTCTCCTGCAGCCTGGCAAGCTCATTAGCAATGATTGTGTTCGTCCTGGTTCCCACGGTTACTGCAGAGTTCTTCCCTGGTTTATTAGCCTTCCCCCTACATGTCAGCTTATGTATGATGTAAAGGATGTAAAGAAGGATCCCAAAGCCATATAAGGGTATCACTTGAGTCATCAGGTTGTACTTTTTGCCTcgtcttgttttttatttattttatttttttattttcagttgttacagacgggacagacatgagtgaatgataggaaagggagagagaaagaggaaggaaaagaaaaacagaaggggagagggacagtgagaaagggggagaaaagaaatctcctggatcacctgttgagaggagaagaatagaaaacaagcaaaaaaaacaaagcaacatactaaacacaacaccatcgcattaatctagctaagtgtaaacagcagtaaatactaaatattcaatgttgttgtgcagcacgcaggacagacagcgcacaatgtgctttgaagtagcagccaagaaaggtgtaatttaagtctacgagcagtgagcacccgtgtgcacacctgtgtggatcagcgcgcttgtattcaaaaggtttccccatgtaatggtctgctagaggatgtagagagccatagccccgcccccagggcatgaagcaggcatggaggagatccaggccccagacatccagaggccccagagtgcgagagcccaaggaggaccaccggaggggcatccgtgccacctcatgggaagggctgaggatccccagacgaggcgtcacccagtagccaccgagcagaagctatagggggctgcaccggcgtgtCCGctggctctgccggcagccagctgtgccagagtgaaccaaaccgcaggcccagaggccggaggcccgagggccccccgcaccccggaggaggcctgaccaagcaacaggcgccaggccccgccaggtagccaccgggagtgagccggtacatacctgagcgcccagccccggacaccaagaaccaccaatgcaccgacccctgagggcatcagtcaccggcagggagtgtggtgaggggagataggccttggagggcctgggagttcccagagaggtggagtctaagacccgacctgacatatagacacagacacaaaggaTTTCAAAAGATTTTAATAGGTTAGTTTAAGATTTTGAGCAAACAACAGAAATAAGTGTGTGATAACAACATCTCACTGCTCAGAATTATGTAAGAAGGCTTCATTTCTGACAGTAAAGCAAATACAGACAGATGTGTAGAGAAAATaatcacataaaaataataactgtgCTAATAAGAAAACCCTCCTGATGTCCATAAATACGGTGAAATCAAAGGTTCCTAAAGTTATAAAGTAACATGTCAggtaaagttcttcatgtttgaaCTTGAGTAAATGTGTTGATCTAGTTTCCAACAGTTGCAGCAAACACATGGAGCAACACAACGAGAacacacagtgaggtgaagtgaGTGAAGTGGATCAGGTTTTCACCACTGCAAAACACAGCCACACATGTCGGGGAAGTGGGAGGAGCGGTGGGAGGAGCGGTGGGAGGAGCGGTGGGAGGAGCGGTGGGAGGAGCGGTGGGAGGGGAAGTGGGAGGAGTGGTGGGAGGAGCAGTGGGAGGGGAAGTGGGAGGGGAAGTGGGAGGAGCGGTGGGAGGAGCGGTAACTGTGTCGCTGATCCATTGCTGGTACTGGGACACAGGAGTGTAGGTTGTAGGAGTTACAGAGCATCCAGGCACAATGAGAACTCCACTCTGCAGCCAGACGGATCCACTCTGAGTCATCAGTGGTGCCCCAAAACTAGTCTGTGGAAAGACAGTGATGAAAGTTATCAGGACAGATGTGTAACTGTTAGAGGTCGACCTTTGTCACCCACTAAAGTTTGAACTTTGTTGGTAGTTTTGTTACAAACTGCTGAAATAaattaagtaataaataaattgatcgTCCCAGTATAACACAGTCAGTAACACTTCATGGATATCAGTCTGTCCACTTAGGAAACATGAACCACTGTGAATCcacttcagctgctttggtgcaaTGAAAGTGACGATTCCACAGACAGAAAGTTTCAGGCAGCTCGTTTAAAGGAATCAGTTTCATCAAATAAATTAGAGGCTTTAGAAAAAACAACCTTTGATAAAcatgaatatgaatatttatGGTCAATTACAGCAAAACAAGCAAAGTGTGACTAAAGGTGAGATTATCTCAGTGACTGTCAACAACAGATTATAAGAAATAAACTTGTGCTCACCAAACATGAAGCTGTCTCTCTAGTACAGATGATGCTGTCTGGGACCCGTGGATTGCTGGCTTTGCACTCACTGTTTCCCACTATTGGTACGTTTGCCTCCTGCAGGTTATTGCTGATTACTAGTTGGACAGAATTTAAACATCAGGCTGTTCTAAAGACTCCAACACAATGctgtaaaatacaataaatattttatgattTACTCGTGTAAAGCCGATGGCCCAGCTGCTGGTCTCATTGTTGAAGGTGCTGTTTTGTGAGGCTACGCAGATCGGCCAAATGTAGTCTGTGAAATTGACAGGAGCCGACAGCTTCAGAAGACAAATGTCGTTCTCACGAGTCGACGAGTTGAAGCCAGGATGGCAGGTGATGTTTACCACTGTGCGACTCACTTCATTTGGGTTTGGACCTGAGTAGCTGTTCCCGCCCAGAAATACCACTATTCTTCTGAAATCCCTTCACACACAacagatatttttattgtgcCTCATGCTGATCATCAGCACAGGGCAAAGCAGTCGATGCCACGAGTTtcctttgttgtgtgtgtgtttctgtgtgtgtgcgtgcacaggTGGTTGAACCTGCTGGCTCGTTACATAAATAAGTAATTAACGCTGATGGTCAGATTCATCCACAGCACTGAGTGCGTTcatgtttcaggtgctgcatgGAGATCTAGTGTTTGAGAAGAGGAGCGAGCTCAACAggcatcagcaaacacacaaactgtgcgTGTgcagtttgtgtctctgtgggtGAGTGTACAGCTGGAGTATTCACCAGGAAGACACAAAATATTACCAGACATCAAAGTCAACTTCTGCTGATCCTGAAGGTCTCTTTGAATGCCAGCATTACAGAGTGCAGGGTGTGGATATCAGCCACAGAGCTCATGTAACATCTGTTTACATGTTGTTGAACTGAGCAgtgaggtcagctgatcaccgctgcacacaaacaaaacacatgacTGTGACTTTTCCTCACTCAGTCTTTGCTCTCCAATCTTAGTTTCCCAGCATGTGTTCATTAACGAGCCTCACAGAGGTGTGTAGTTGTTTGTAATAGCAGCagctttatgctaagctaaccaTCTTCTGTCATCAGTGGACAGAAAAATCAATGCTTCTCAAATACAAGGACATCTATGAAATGACTTTATAGTTTAGATTAAACTAATGTGGCGCCTGGTTTGATTGTTGTGCAGACAACTTtgcagttcagcactttgggcagcagctgctgtttttaaatgttagaaGAAGTgaggaaatattaaaaatatctcTAGTGCACACGAATGCTACACTTCACCTTCATATTAATATTCAACAAAGTGTAAACTGGCAGCACTGACTCACAGTGACATGGTGGATGCAGCTGTCAGCACCCACTGGTCGTTGATCAGAGACCCTCCAAACCCAAAACTGGTAGGCAGAACTAGAAATCCAGCATCAATGAATGAAGGCCCTCCATCAACTCTTATATCAGCGAACCAGGGCCAACTTCCTGCTGCAGCGTCACCAACTCctgtgatgctgctgctgttcacaGCCATGCTGCCACATGCTGacaaagcagagagagcacagctaaacattaaaaccactgagAGAGAAAACACTGATCAACGCTCTGCTGGGAGATCCTGAGCTCTGACATTCATGTGGAAGTTACTCTAACATCAGACTGTGCTTTACATGTGATCCACAGACGtccctcctctgtgtcagaacAAAAATCATTTCAGTT
This window contains:
- the LOC113017407 gene encoding prostasin-like, whose translation is MALQQFVCCVTVLIIFFCKGCDSQQPACGSMAVNSSSITGVGDAAAGSWPWFADIRVDGGPSFIDAGFLVLPTSFGFGGSLINDQWVLTAASTMSLYSGPNPNEVSRTVVNITCHPGFNSSTRENDICLLKLSAPVNFTDYIWPICVASQNSTFNNETSSWAIGFTRSLR